The following coding sequences are from one Megamonas funiformis window:
- a CDS encoding CGGC domain-containing protein, giving the protein MKNIAILTCLKANDVCTGASCLDAFYNKKGFFTQYTNDDTKLVAFWTCNGCDEVLLNNQEGLLEKLERILSVKTDIVHVGICTEIIDEQTHKKVLCPKIQEIVDFLQKNNIKVVFGTHK; this is encoded by the coding sequence ATGAAAAATATCGCTATTTTAACATGTTTAAAAGCCAATGATGTATGCACAGGTGCTAGTTGTTTAGATGCTTTTTATAACAAAAAGGGATTTTTTACTCAATATACCAATGATGATACAAAATTAGTTGCTTTTTGGACTTGTAATGGTTGTGATGAAGTTTTATTAAATAACCAAGAAGGTTTATTAGAAAAATTAGAAAGAATATTGTCTGTAAAAACAGATATTGTCCATGTAGGCATTTGTACAGAAATAATAGATGAACAAACGCATAAAAAAGTTCTTTGTCCTAAAATACAAGAAATTGTCGACTTTCTGCAAAAAAATAATATTAAAGTTGTTTTTGGTACACATAAATAA
- a CDS encoding ABC transporter ATP-binding protein, with amino-acid sequence MEIISEQVKKFIGNKEILKGINIDVKNKEFLGIIGPNGSGKSTFLKCIYRILKPSEGKILFNGKNIDELSFRQTALDLAVVAQHNFYNFDFKVLDVVLMGRSPHKKILERDNEIDYKIARNALEKVGLKDFVERNFTTLSGGEQQRVILARALTQETECLVLDEPTNHLDIKYQLQIMDIVKSLNLTVIAAIHDLNIAAMYCDRLVALKDGQIVGAGKPKDLLTEKFIKDLYEVDTKIEALPNDNINIRFLPKHFK; translated from the coding sequence ATGGAAATAATAAGTGAACAAGTAAAAAAGTTTATTGGGAATAAAGAAATTTTAAAGGGTATAAACATAGATGTAAAAAATAAAGAGTTTTTAGGAATAATAGGTCCAAATGGTAGTGGAAAATCTACTTTTTTAAAATGTATTTACCGTATATTGAAACCTAGTGAAGGCAAAATTTTATTTAATGGAAAAAATATAGATGAATTGTCTTTTCGTCAGACAGCATTAGATTTAGCTGTAGTAGCTCAACATAATTTTTATAATTTTGATTTTAAAGTTTTAGATGTAGTATTAATGGGTCGTTCTCCACATAAAAAAATTTTAGAAAGAGATAATGAAATTGATTATAAAATAGCTAGAAATGCTTTAGAAAAAGTAGGATTAAAAGATTTTGTTGAAAGAAATTTTACTACTTTATCTGGAGGAGAGCAACAACGTGTAATTTTAGCTAGAGCTTTAACTCAAGAAACAGAGTGTTTAGTTTTGGATGAGCCAACAAATCATTTGGATATTAAATATCAATTACAAATCATGGATATTGTAAAGAGTTTAAATTTAACAGTTATAGCAGCTATTCATGATTTAAATATTGCTGCTATGTATTGTGATCGTTTAGTAGCTTTAAAAGATGGACAAATTGTAGGTGCAGGAAAACCAAAAGACTTATTAACTGAAAAATTTATTAAAGATTTATATGAAGTTGATACCAAAATAGAGGCTTTACCTAATGACAATATAAATATACGTTTTTTACCAAAACATTTTAAATAA
- a CDS encoding FecCD family ABC transporter permease, with amino-acid sequence MQEFFRKTDYLFICLLLIIILIMILFWALSIGTVKLPLEKIYFTIIEQLQSGTSIETIGKGPVHDIIWLLRLPRLVLAAIVGAGLAVCGVIMQAIVKNPLADPYILGISSGASLGATAAILLGIGVALGENFVGISAFIGAFTISLGVVFIANLGGKANSIKLLLAGMALSAVCSAFSSFIVYFANNKEGMQSIAFWLMGSLSGAKWDSIFIIAPIVMISILFFWTQSRILNLMLLGDEVAITLGRDLHIYRQVYLLVSSLIVGFVVYAAGMIGFVGLIIPHIIRMLVGTDHKKLVPISALAGAIFLVLADGLCRIIIPKTELPIGILISLIGAPCFVYLMIKKTYGFGGN; translated from the coding sequence ATGCAAGAATTTTTTCGAAAAACAGATTATCTATTTATTTGTTTGTTGTTGATAATTATTTTGATTATGATATTATTTTGGGCTTTAAGTATAGGAACAGTAAAATTACCATTAGAAAAAATATATTTCACTATTATAGAACAATTACAAAGTGGTACAAGTATAGAAACTATAGGAAAAGGACCTGTGCATGATATTATTTGGTTATTGCGTTTACCACGACTAGTTTTAGCTGCAATAGTTGGAGCTGGTTTAGCCGTATGTGGTGTTATTATGCAAGCTATTGTAAAAAATCCTTTAGCTGATCCATATATTTTAGGTATTTCTTCAGGAGCTTCTTTAGGAGCTACAGCAGCTATTTTACTAGGTATTGGTGTTGCTTTGGGTGAAAATTTTGTAGGGATATCTGCTTTTATTGGAGCATTTACTATTTCATTAGGTGTGGTATTTATTGCTAATCTTGGTGGAAAGGCTAATTCGATAAAATTATTATTAGCTGGTATGGCATTAAGTGCAGTATGTAGTGCTTTTTCTAGTTTTATTGTGTATTTTGCTAATAATAAAGAAGGAATGCAATCTATTGCTTTTTGGTTAATGGGTAGTTTATCTGGTGCTAAGTGGGATAGTATTTTTATAATTGCACCAATAGTAATGATATCTATCTTATTTTTTTGGACACAGAGTCGCATTTTAAATTTAATGCTTTTAGGTGATGAAGTAGCTATAACATTGGGACGGGATTTGCATATATATCGTCAGGTATATTTATTGGTTAGCTCTTTAATTGTAGGATTTGTAGTTTATGCTGCTGGAATGATTGGATTTGTAGGTTTAATTATTCCTCATATAATAAGGATGTTAGTCGGTACTGATCATAAAAAATTAGTACCTATATCGGCTTTAGCAGGAGCAATATTTCTTGTTTTAGCTGATGGATTATGTAGAATTATTATTCCAAAAACTGAATTACCAATAGGAATTTTGATTTCTTTGATAGGTGCTCCTTGTTTTGTTTATTTAATGATAAAGAAGACATATGGTTTTGGAGGTAATTAA
- a CDS encoding ABC transporter substrate-binding protein, protein MKNIIFINLMVLLIILSGCSPVIKENADTIQLWEQKKSQLNISYNENNYPIKIKNINSKNEEFELTYKKPPQKVVAFWQNSVETLIALGVGDRIVAGTGIPDKKYLRPEYREEYSKIPYTGLQNLDIETITMLEPDFILGWYSTFAPKVAGTTDYWNSRTVNTYIAKSSAPTKSINDNILIKPKHSLDEEYQYILDLGKIFDRKDRANELVGQMKKEISFVTEHTKNINKKPRAIIIEFLGKDISVYGEQTLAGDILQRVNGELLEPNVERFSFEQLIDLDPDVIFIVITEQHYGDERMYLDRIYQNKALQGLKAVKNKRIYPVPLYAIYSPGIRAYDGIRIMAQGLYPELYKEK, encoded by the coding sequence ATGAAAAATATTATATTTATAAATTTAATGGTATTGTTGATAATATTATCAGGTTGTAGTCCTGTTATAAAAGAAAATGCAGATACTATACAGTTGTGGGAACAAAAAAAGTCTCAGTTAAATATATCATATAATGAAAATAATTATCCAATAAAAATAAAAAATATAAACTCTAAAAATGAAGAATTTGAATTAACATATAAAAAACCACCTCAAAAAGTAGTCGCTTTTTGGCAAAACTCTGTAGAAACATTAATTGCTTTGGGTGTTGGTGATAGAATTGTGGCAGGAACAGGTATTCCTGACAAGAAATATCTTCGACCTGAATATCGAGAAGAATATAGTAAAATCCCTTATACTGGATTACAAAATTTAGATATAGAAACTATAACAATGTTAGAGCCAGATTTTATTTTAGGTTGGTATTCTACTTTTGCACCAAAAGTGGCAGGAACTACAGATTATTGGAATAGTAGAACTGTAAATACATATATAGCTAAATCATCTGCTCCAACAAAATCTATAAATGATAATATATTAATAAAACCTAAACATAGTTTAGATGAAGAATATCAATATATTTTAGATTTGGGTAAGATATTTGATCGTAAAGATAGAGCTAATGAATTAGTTGGACAGATGAAAAAAGAAATATCTTTTGTTACAGAGCATACTAAAAATATAAATAAAAAACCTAGAGCAATTATTATTGAGTTTTTAGGAAAAGATATTTCTGTATATGGAGAACAAACTTTAGCTGGTGATATTTTACAACGAGTTAATGGTGAATTATTGGAACCTAATGTAGAGCGTTTTAGTTTTGAACAGTTAATTGATTTAGATCCAGATGTAATTTTTATCGTTATTACTGAACAGCACTATGGTGACGAACGTATGTATTTAGATAGAATTTATCAAAATAAGGCTTTACAAGGATTAAAAGCTGTAAAAAATAAAAGAATATATCCTGTACCTCTTTATGCAATATATAGTCCTGGTATTAGAGCATATGATGGTATAAGAATAATGGCACAAGGTTTATATCCAGAATTATATAAGGAGAAGTAA
- a CDS encoding TonB-dependent receptor, whose protein sequence is MRLKKQYLVAAVILGIMNWTTYSEAAFDENLNEYTLDAVVVEADATKDQFGNTITEQSYYRTGGDVKVITREEIEKRHYQDLTDAIKRIPGVTFQNPGYRGGEYGYAPYNNSLSINGDSRVVVLVDGRRVDNATSTRFGSSNASGTRTMVDLNQVVNINNVEKIEVIKGPGASVYGADATGGVINIITRKGADENQGTIDLSTGSWKKHNYNVTYSGSAGDDKSWKYFISLDREMSGDTKYKDGLTGGNYTYRGTEFKEEGANIRIDKDFSDTENLRIWYNHRNGKDGYPITAPDYRFWNETEWNRIIQDTEDGKFGNTTNPGYRNLFVLDALSGSYNAFRNNDIDITYTFDKENGMESFIRFYDQDHHYWGVDRYPDWVADDGSFVPFPGSPAWDDFINNYQFSKTGPTTLYNEKNQGLQLQYGKSIDNNDLLFGLTYDKAKTYTKSLNRKDNTWKTTHVERDSILGFVQDKIHLSDKWDITPAIRYSNYSTFDKTNDAGTVSQGNTSSIIFTPTINTQYAFDDTTSAYLGWASVYRPIKSADYGKDTPNGAPLKDEEGDVWTFGVRKDIDDKTSVALHYDWTDMDNAITNYSVWSDVDKDFVNKNVNAQETKKSINLTMDHQFDDHWNLSLAYSHMKDEWKAKDGMQFDPDINLDDNSNVNTMINALRPANHYIANLSYENGKWYTGLLANYYTGMDTTAFTDKHFFVLDWNLNYEINDDTTAYVTITNLTNEAYENAYSAYNGIGAAPQPGRCYMVGMRYKF, encoded by the coding sequence ATGAGATTAAAAAAACAATATCTAGTAGCTGCTGTAATTCTTGGTATTATGAATTGGACAACATATTCCGAAGCGGCATTTGATGAAAATTTAAATGAATATACTTTAGATGCTGTAGTAGTAGAAGCGGATGCTACAAAAGATCAATTTGGTAATACTATTACAGAACAGTCTTATTATCGTACAGGTGGAGATGTAAAAGTAATTACTCGTGAAGAAATTGAAAAACGTCATTATCAAGATTTGACAGATGCTATTAAACGTATACCTGGTGTGACTTTTCAAAACCCTGGATATAGGGGCGGAGAATATGGCTATGCACCATATAATAATAGTTTATCAATTAATGGTGATTCTCGTGTAGTTGTTTTAGTGGATGGTCGTCGTGTTGATAATGCTACTAGTACTCGTTTTGGTAGTTCTAATGCTAGTGGGACTAGAACGATGGTTGATTTAAATCAAGTAGTAAATATTAATAATGTAGAAAAAATTGAAGTAATTAAAGGTCCTGGCGCTTCAGTTTATGGAGCTGATGCTACAGGTGGAGTAATTAATATTATTACTCGTAAAGGAGCAGATGAAAATCAAGGAACTATTGATCTTTCTACTGGTTCATGGAAAAAACATAATTATAATGTAACTTATTCTGGTTCTGCTGGTGATGATAAATCATGGAAATATTTTATATCATTGGATCGTGAAATGTCTGGCGATACAAAATATAAAGATGGTCTTACTGGGGGAAATTATACTTATAGGGGTACAGAATTTAAAGAAGAAGGCGCTAATATACGCATAGATAAAGATTTTAGTGATACAGAAAACCTACGTATTTGGTATAATCATAGAAATGGCAAAGATGGCTATCCAATTACTGCGCCGGATTATCGTTTTTGGAATGAAACAGAATGGAATAGAATTATTCAAGATACCGAAGATGGTAAATTTGGTAATACTACGAATCCAGGTTATAGAAATTTATTTGTATTAGATGCTTTGAGTGGTTCATATAATGCTTTTCGTAATAATGATATTGATATTACATATACATTTGATAAAGAAAATGGTATGGAAAGCTTTATTCGTTTTTATGATCAAGATCATCATTATTGGGGTGTTGATAGATATCCAGATTGGGTAGCAGATGATGGTAGTTTTGTGCCATTTCCAGGCTCTCCTGCTTGGGATGATTTTATAAATAATTATCAATTTAGTAAAACAGGTCCTACTACTTTATATAATGAAAAAAATCAGGGATTACAGCTTCAATATGGTAAATCTATAGATAATAATGATTTATTATTTGGCTTAACTTATGACAAAGCTAAAACTTATACTAAAAGTTTAAATAGAAAAGATAATACGTGGAAAACTACACATGTAGAAAGAGATAGCATTTTAGGATTTGTGCAAGATAAAATACATTTATCTGATAAATGGGATATAACACCAGCTATTCGTTATTCTAATTATAGTACTTTTGATAAAACAAATGATGCTGGTACAGTATCTCAAGGTAATACTTCATCAATAATTTTTACACCAACAATTAATACACAATATGCTTTTGATGATACAACTAGTGCATATTTAGGATGGGCAAGTGTATATAGACCAATAAAATCAGCAGATTATGGAAAAGATACACCAAATGGAGCTCCTTTAAAAGATGAAGAAGGAGATGTATGGACGTTTGGTGTACGCAAAGATATTGATGATAAAACGAGTGTAGCACTTCATTATGATTGGACTGATATGGATAATGCTATTACTAATTATTCTGTATGGTCTGACGTTGACAAAGATTTTGTGAATAAAAATGTTAATGCACAAGAAACTAAAAAGTCTATTAATTTAACAATGGACCATCAATTTGATGATCATTGGAATTTGAGCTTAGCATATAGTCATATGAAAGATGAGTGGAAAGCAAAAGACGGTATGCAGTTTGACCCAGATATTAATTTAGATGATAATTCTAATGTTAATACAATGATAAATGCTTTACGTCCGGCGAATCATTATATTGCTAACTTATCTTATGAAAATGGTAAATGGTATACAGGTTTATTAGCTAATTATTATACTGGTATGGATACAACAGCATTTACAGATAAGCATTTCTTTGTACTTGATTGGAACTTAAATTATGAAATTAATGATGATACAACAGCATATGTAACTATTACTAACTTAACTAATGAAGCATATGAAAATGCTTATAGTGCATATAATGGAATTGGCGCAGCACCACAACCTGGTCGTTGTTATATGGTAGGTATGAGATATAAATTTTAA
- a CDS encoding ABC transporter ATP-binding protein, which yields MEIISEQVKKFIGNKEILKGINIDVKNKEFLGIIGPNGSGKSTFLKCIYRILKPSEGKILFNGKNIDELSFRQTALDLAVVAQHNFYNFDFKVLDVVLMGRSPHKKILERDNEIDYKIARNALEKVGLKDFVERNFTTLSGGEQQRVILARALTQETECLVLDEPTNHLDIKYQLQIMDIVKSLNLTVIAAIHDLNIASMYCDRLIALKNGKIVGEGSPKKLLTENFIKDIYEVETKVEMLNNGSINIRYLPNHWQENLLMDYNKN from the coding sequence ATGGAAATAATAAGTGAACAAGTAAAAAAGTTTATTGGGAATAAAGAAATTTTAAAGGGTATAAACATAGATGTAAAAAATAAAGAGTTTTTAGGAATAATAGGTCCAAATGGTAGTGGAAAATCTACTTTTTTAAAATGTATTTACCGTATATTGAAACCTAGTGAAGGCAAAATTTTATTTAATGGAAAAAATATAGATGAATTGTCTTTTCGTCAGACAGCATTAGATTTAGCTGTAGTAGCTCAACATAATTTTTATAATTTTGACTTTAAAGTTTTAGATGTAGTATTAATGGGTCGTTCTCCACATAAAAAAATTTTAGAAAGAGATAATGAAATTGATTATAAAATAGCTAGAAATGCTTTAGAAAAAGTAGGATTAAAAGATTTTGTTGAAAGAAATTTTACTACTTTATCTGGAGGAGAGCAACAACGTGTAATTTTAGCTAGAGCTTTAACTCAAGAAACAGAGTGTTTAGTTTTGGATGAGCCAACAAATCATTTGGATATAAAATATCAATTACAAATAATGGATATTGTAAAAAGTCTAAATTTAACAGTAATAGCAGCTATTCATGATTTGAATATAGCATCTATGTATTGTGATAGATTGATTGCACTAAAAAATGGCAAAATTGTAGGCGAAGGAAGTCCTAAAAAATTGTTAACAGAAAATTTTATTAAAGATATATATGAAGTAGAAACAAAAGTAGAAATGTTAAATAATGGTAGTATTAATATTAGATATTTACCTAATCATTGGCAGGAAAATTTATTGATGGATTATAATAAAAATTAA
- a CDS encoding FecCD family ABC transporter permease: MLKIRNGIFFCGLMLILLLISIWAISIGTVQLNLIDIQKALMYIFNPNFSLTESGHGIENDIIWLIRIPRILLVILAGAGLAISGVVMQAIVQNPLADPYILGVSSGASLGATIAIFFNVGIYWGSNFVGIMAFLGALMISALVLFVANLGGRTNSMKLLLSGISLSAVCSAFSSFIVYFADDKDGIKTVIYWMMGSFAGTRWENLYVVAPVVIILIVFFYTQSKILNLMLLGDETAITLGTDLAKYRYVFLLGSALLVAMVVFSAGMIGFVGLIVPHIVRMLIGTEHRILLPFCAITGAIFLLIADSLCRTLLPATEIPIGILISLIGAPCFVYLMIKKTYGFGGN, encoded by the coding sequence ATGTTAAAAATAAGAAATGGAATATTTTTTTGTGGATTAATGTTAATATTATTATTAATTAGTATATGGGCTATTAGTATTGGTACTGTACAGTTAAATTTGATAGATATTCAAAAAGCACTGATGTATATTTTTAATCCTAATTTTTCATTAACTGAAAGTGGACATGGAATAGAAAATGATATTATTTGGTTAATTAGAATACCACGAATATTATTGGTAATATTAGCTGGGGCTGGTTTAGCTATCAGCGGTGTAGTTATGCAGGCTATTGTACAAAATCCATTAGCAGATCCGTATATTTTAGGTGTATCATCAGGTGCTTCCCTTGGTGCTACGATAGCTATTTTTTTCAATGTAGGTATTTATTGGGGAAGTAATTTTGTGGGAATTATGGCATTTTTGGGTGCGTTAATGATTTCAGCATTAGTCTTATTTGTAGCTAATTTAGGTGGACGGACTAATTCCATGAAATTATTATTGTCAGGAATATCTTTAAGCGCTGTTTGTAGCGCTTTTTCTAGTTTTATAGTGTATTTTGCTGACGATAAAGATGGTATAAAAACTGTGATTTATTGGATGATGGGAAGCTTTGCAGGTACACGTTGGGAAAATTTATATGTAGTAGCTCCAGTAGTAATTATATTAATAGTATTTTTTTATACACAAAGTAAAATTTTAAATTTGATGTTATTAGGTGATGAAACAGCAATTACTTTAGGAACAGATTTGGCAAAATATAGATATGTTTTTTTATTAGGTAGTGCTTTATTAGTAGCTATGGTAGTTTTTTCAGCAGGAATGATTGGCTTTGTAGGATTAATAGTGCCACATATAGTACGTATGTTGATTGGCACAGAACATAGAATTTTATTGCCTTTTTGTGCAATAACTGGAGCGATTTTTTTATTAATAGCAGATAGTTTATGTAGAACATTATTACCAGCTACAGAAATTCCTATAGGTATTTTGATTTCTTTGATAGGAGCTCCTTGTTTTGTTTATTTAATGATAAAGAAGACATATGGTTTTGGAGGTAATTAA
- a CDS encoding ABC transporter substrate-binding protein, with protein MIMRKLWLIIGIFIILLNISGCFWQKEQDKKETFILYSVVDATGTRLDFEEKPVRIMSMNISIDEVLWEIVEKDRIVALSKLADDPKISSISKEVKNLKGRVSSGNIEQILAYQPDLIIVPDYNMGFIKSLRSLGLKVYVCKTPVNVDEIFTYINKISKVVGEQEKGENLVKELKIKLATITKNVENNIPENKRKKVIVLTSTGLLGSKGTFSDICYYAGVKNCFADEDIMFEGIFPKELLLKVKPDIIMISDWNFNVNEKSSIFIEDILKNPLYKDLPAIKNNQIYKIHSNYLNSTSQNFIKGVEEITLIAYPEINFKEGE; from the coding sequence GAGAAAACTGTGGCTTATAATAGGAATTTTTATCATATTACTAAATATAAGTGGTTGTTTTTGGCAAAAGGAACAAGATAAAAAAGAGACTTTTATACTATATAGTGTAGTAGATGCGACTGGTACACGATTAGATTTTGAAGAGAAGCCAGTTAGAATAATGAGTATGAATATTTCAATTGATGAAGTATTATGGGAAATAGTAGAAAAAGATAGAATTGTAGCATTATCTAAATTAGCCGATGATCCCAAAATTAGTTCTATTAGTAAAGAGGTAAAAAACCTAAAAGGACGAGTTTCTAGTGGGAATATTGAACAGATTTTAGCTTATCAACCGGATTTAATAATAGTGCCAGATTACAATATGGGATTTATAAAATCGTTAAGAAGCTTGGGATTAAAAGTATATGTGTGTAAAACACCAGTAAATGTAGATGAAATATTTACTTATATTAATAAAATCAGTAAAGTTGTTGGTGAACAAGAGAAAGGAGAAAACTTAGTAAAAGAACTTAAAATAAAATTAGCTACAATTACTAAAAATGTTGAAAATAACATTCCTGAAAATAAAAGAAAAAAAGTAATAGTATTAACATCAACTGGTTTATTGGGTAGTAAAGGCACTTTTAGTGATATTTGTTATTATGCTGGAGTAAAAAATTGTTTTGCTGATGAAGATATAATGTTTGAAGGAATTTTTCCTAAAGAATTATTATTAAAGGTAAAGCCTGATATTATCATGATTTCTGATTGGAATTTTAATGTAAATGAAAAATCTAGTATTTTTATTGAAGATATATTAAAAAATCCTTTATACAAAGATTTACCAGCTATAAAAAATAATCAAATATATAAAATTCATAGTAATTATTTGAATTCTACATCACAAAATTTTATTAAGGGTGTAGAGGAAATTACTCTTATAGCGTATCCTGAAATTAATTTTAAGGAGGGCGAATAA